A stretch of Ligilactobacillus faecis DNA encodes these proteins:
- a CDS encoding ABC transporter ATP-binding protein, with protein sequence MEKPIISFNNFSFQYLSQAEPTLKQIELEIQAGEKILIAGPSGSGKSTLAKCLNGLIPNEDRGELTGKCLINGKDITTTDIFELSFTTSTILQDTNSQFVGLTVAEDIAFALENDALPKNEMQVQVAKWAKELNLTELLTHSPQKLSGGQKQRVSLAGVLVDGSPILLFDEPLANLDPVASLQTMELIDKLQSKTKATVIIIEHRLEDVLACQPDRIIVMANGQIVADQTPTELFKTALLPQVGLRRPLFLEALIKAGIDVTNFPDLTNVSALPDDLQIKKALAKSYLSPKTSEKSPSVPLLKVKDLSFSYEVNSPLLQQISFTLNKGDFVSLVGQNGAGKTTLIKLICGFLNGTGSIALDQTDLSKTSIKERAEQIGYIMQDPNQMISQKMIFDEVALGLRLRGADEQSVREKVMQVLKVCGLYAYRNWPITALSYGQKKRVTIASILVLEPQILILDEPTAGQDYRTYTEIMQFLRYLNRKKNCTIVIVTHDMHLMLEYTTRSLVISHGRLLADLHPSELLARPKLLEKASLRQTSLYQLAKKYDLSAKAMLSSLYHEET encoded by the coding sequence ATGGAAAAACCGATCATTTCATTTAATAATTTCTCATTTCAATATTTGAGTCAGGCCGAACCAACGCTTAAACAGATCGAGCTAGAGATCCAAGCTGGCGAAAAAATTTTGATCGCTGGTCCTTCAGGAAGTGGTAAATCTACTTTAGCTAAGTGTCTAAACGGATTGATCCCAAATGAGGACCGCGGTGAACTTACTGGAAAATGCTTGATCAACGGAAAAGATATCACGACTACTGATATCTTTGAGCTTTCTTTCACAACTTCAACGATCTTACAAGATACAAATAGCCAATTTGTAGGCTTGACTGTTGCCGAAGACATCGCCTTTGCTTTAGAAAATGATGCATTACCTAAAAATGAAATGCAAGTACAAGTTGCAAAATGGGCTAAAGAGCTGAATTTGACTGAATTACTCACCCATTCCCCTCAAAAGCTCTCTGGGGGGCAAAAGCAACGCGTCTCCTTAGCGGGTGTTTTAGTTGATGGTTCACCGATCCTTTTGTTTGATGAACCACTAGCCAATCTTGATCCTGTTGCTAGCTTACAGACGATGGAACTTATCGATAAGCTTCAGTCTAAGACAAAAGCAACTGTGATCATTATCGAACATCGGCTCGAAGATGTTTTAGCTTGCCAGCCCGATCGGATCATCGTTATGGCAAACGGTCAGATCGTCGCAGATCAAACCCCAACAGAGCTTTTCAAGACCGCTCTTCTGCCACAAGTCGGACTACGGCGCCCTTTATTTTTAGAAGCTTTGATCAAAGCTGGAATCGATGTGACAAATTTTCCAGATTTGACGAACGTGTCGGCCTTACCAGACGATCTGCAGATCAAAAAAGCACTCGCTAAAAGTTATCTCAGTCCAAAAACATCTGAGAAAAGTCCTTCAGTCCCACTTTTAAAAGTCAAAGATCTTTCGTTTAGTTACGAAGTAAATTCACCTTTGCTCCAACAGATCAGCTTTACGCTCAATAAGGGCGATTTTGTCAGCTTAGTTGGTCAAAACGGAGCCGGTAAAACAACTTTGATCAAATTGATCTGTGGTTTTTTAAATGGCACTGGTTCGATCGCGCTTGATCAAACAGATCTTTCTAAGACATCGATCAAAGAACGCGCTGAACAGATCGGCTATATCATGCAAGATCCAAATCAGATGATCTCACAAAAAATGATCTTTGACGAAGTCGCTTTAGGATTGCGCTTACGTGGAGCAGACGAGCAGAGCGTGCGAGAAAAAGTCATGCAAGTTTTGAAAGTTTGTGGGCTCTATGCTTACCGAAATTGGCCGATCACAGCTTTGAGCTATGGACAAAAAAAGCGCGTCACGATCGCTTCGATCTTAGTTCTTGAACCTCAGATCTTGATCCTAGATGAACCGACAGCAGGGCAAGACTACCGCACGTATACCGAGATCATGCAATTTTTACGTTATCTTAACCGTAAAAAGAACTGTACGATCGTGATCGTTACACATGACATGCATTTGATGCTCGAATATACGACCCGCTCATTAGTGATCAGTCACGGCCGTTTATTAGCCGATCTTCATCCAAGTGAACTTTTAGCGCGCCCTAAACTACTAGAAAAAGCTTCTTTACGCCAGACGAGCTTATATCAATTAGCTAAAAAATACGACCTTTCAGCTAAAGCAATGCTCTCTAGTCTCTATCACGAAGAAACTTGA
- a CDS encoding energy-coupling factor transporter transmembrane component T family protein, producing MPEQNILGFRPGTSYLHQLNASAKLFFFFLVSLACMTTFDTRFLVVVSVLSLALFRLAKIKWAQVAFVVKFIFFFSLLNLVAIFFFQPTYGETLYGSRHVLLAAGYFTVTAEELFYLFNVALKYICTVPLALLFLLTTDPSAFASSLNKLKISYKVSYAVALALRYIPDIQTTYWEISLAQQARGNELSKKASLLTRAKGMLNIIIPLIFSSLDRINTISTAMQLRRFGSKSKRTWYTEQPFTAKDRGIVLLALFLFLCSLYLFHVDHGRFYNPFQ from the coding sequence ATGCCTGAGCAAAATATCCTTGGCTTTCGTCCAGGGACAAGTTATCTCCATCAACTCAATGCTTCAGCTAAACTTTTTTTCTTTTTCCTTGTCTCACTTGCATGCATGACTACTTTTGATACACGCTTTTTAGTCGTTGTCAGTGTTTTGTCATTAGCACTCTTTAGACTTGCTAAGATCAAGTGGGCCCAAGTCGCTTTTGTTGTTAAATTTATCTTTTTCTTTTCACTCTTGAATTTAGTTGCGATCTTTTTCTTTCAACCGACTTACGGAGAAACGCTCTACGGTTCACGGCATGTCTTGCTTGCAGCTGGATATTTTACAGTTACAGCTGAAGAGCTTTTCTACCTCTTTAATGTCGCTTTAAAATATATCTGCACTGTACCACTGGCGTTACTCTTTTTACTGACTACAGATCCAAGCGCCTTTGCTTCGAGCTTGAACAAGCTCAAGATCAGTTATAAAGTCAGCTATGCTGTGGCCTTAGCTCTACGATATATTCCTGATATCCAAACTACTTATTGGGAGATCTCACTTGCGCAACAAGCGCGCGGTAACGAGCTTTCCAAAAAAGCATCATTACTAACAAGAGCTAAAGGTATGCTCAATATCATCATTCCTTTGATCTTTTCAAGTTTAGATCGGATCAATACGATCAGCACAGCTATGCAATTACGTCGCTTTGGTTCTAAAAGCAAACGTACTTGGTATACTGAGCAGCCTTTTACTGCAAAAGATCGTGGCATTGTTTTACTAGCACTTTTCCTCTTTTTATGTAGCTTATATCTATTTCACGTTGATCATGGGCGTTTTTATAACCCATTCCAATAA
- the whiA gene encoding DNA-binding protein WhiA produces the protein MSYASDVKKELTTLEVHFGNAKAELMALIRMNGALSIVNHQFVLSVQTENPAIARRIYVLLKQFYDVESELLVRRKMKLKKNNFYIVRLKTGSDHVLKDLDILDGFQVKETVPLNFLDDDAKVRSYLRGAFLATGSVNNPEKSRYHLEIYSLYEDHNKTICEMMNRYGLNARMTERRSGYITYLKEAEKIADFLSLIGATNAMLKFEDIRIVRDMRNSVNRIVNCENANMNKVADAANRQIENIHFIEEQVGLNSLPPKLQEVAQARLAHPEVSLKELGEYVASGPISKSGVNHRLRKLNEYAQKLRAEVVS, from the coding sequence ATGTCTTATGCAAGTGATGTAAAAAAAGAATTAACGACACTTGAAGTCCATTTTGGAAATGCTAAAGCTGAATTGATGGCTTTGATCCGAATGAATGGCGCTTTAAGTATCGTTAATCATCAATTTGTTTTGAGTGTGCAAACTGAAAACCCTGCGATCGCTAGACGGATCTACGTTTTATTGAAACAGTTTTATGATGTGGAAAGTGAACTTTTAGTGCGGAGAAAAATGAAGTTAAAAAAGAATAATTTCTACATCGTGCGTTTAAAAACGGGAAGTGACCACGTTTTGAAAGATCTAGATATTTTAGATGGTTTTCAAGTCAAAGAGACTGTTCCTTTAAATTTTTTAGATGATGATGCTAAAGTCCGTTCATATTTGCGAGGCGCATTTTTAGCGACTGGATCAGTCAACAATCCTGAAAAAAGTCGCTATCATCTGGAGATCTATTCGCTTTATGAAGATCATAATAAGACGATCTGTGAGATGATGAATCGTTATGGATTAAACGCTCGAATGACAGAAAGGCGCAGTGGTTATATCACCTATTTGAAAGAAGCAGAAAAGATCGCTGATTTTCTTTCTTTGATCGGAGCCACAAATGCGATGTTAAAATTTGAAGATATTCGGATCGTTCGTGATATGCGTAACTCAGTCAATCGGATCGTCAATTGCGAAAATGCGAATATGAACAAAGTGGCAGATGCCGCTAACCGACAGATCGAAAATATCCATTTTATCGAAGAGCAAGTTGGTTTAAATAGCCTGCCTCCAAAACTACAGGAGGTGGCACAGGCGCGTTTAGCTCATCCTGAAGTGAGTTTAAAAGAACTTGGTGAATACGTTGCTAGTGGACCGATCTCAAAATCAGGGGTCAATCATCGGCTACGGAAATTAAATGAATATGCACAAAAACTAAGGGCAGAGGTCGTATCATAA
- a CDS encoding gluconeogenesis factor YvcK family protein: MTHINLNRNRPKIVVIGGGTGLPVILTGLHQYNVDITAVVTVADDGGSSGVIRDYINVVPPGDIRNVLVALSNMPEIYKQIFQYRFNSNDQFFSGHAIGNLIIAALSEMDDRGIFDAVQELSSLMQIDGHVYPASDTPLILNAKFTDGSQLAGESHISAAGKTIDHVWVTSVDGKTPEAKQEVIQAIMEADQIVLGPGSLFTSILPNLMISNVGQAVRETNAEVIYICNIMTQKGETERFTDAEHVRVLNRHLGKNFIDTVLVNTEPVPKDYLDRQKYDEYLYQVAYDFKGLREQGCRVISDNFLKLRDRGVFHNGEQVVEELMRLLGRPRSWDANELN; this comes from the coding sequence ATGACCCACATAAATCTCAATCGAAATCGCCCTAAGATCGTTGTTATCGGTGGAGGAACAGGCTTACCTGTTATTTTGACTGGTCTTCACCAGTATAATGTTGATATCACTGCTGTTGTTACAGTAGCAGATGATGGTGGCTCGTCTGGGGTGATCCGTGATTATATCAATGTGGTCCCTCCAGGGGATATTCGCAATGTTTTAGTGGCGTTATCTAACATGCCAGAGATCTATAAGCAGATCTTTCAGTATCGCTTCAACTCAAATGATCAATTCTTTTCAGGACATGCGATCGGAAATTTGATCATTGCTGCTTTATCTGAGATGGATGATCGGGGGATCTTTGATGCGGTACAAGAGCTTTCAAGTTTGATGCAGATCGACGGTCATGTCTATCCGGCTTCAGATACACCGTTGATCTTGAATGCTAAATTTACTGATGGTAGCCAATTGGCGGGAGAATCGCATATTTCTGCTGCTGGTAAAACGATCGACCATGTTTGGGTGACTTCTGTTGATGGGAAGACACCAGAAGCCAAACAAGAAGTCATTCAAGCGATCATGGAGGCTGATCAGATCGTTTTAGGACCGGGAAGTTTATTTACGAGTATTTTACCTAATTTGATGATCTCAAATGTTGGTCAAGCAGTAAGAGAGACAAACGCAGAAGTCATCTATATTTGTAATATTATGACGCAAAAGGGCGAAACAGAACGTTTTACAGACGCTGAACATGTCCGCGTTTTAAATAGACATTTAGGAAAAAATTTTATCGATACAGTTTTAGTTAATACTGAACCTGTGCCTAAAGATTATCTCGATCGGCAAAAGTATGATGAATATCTTTATCAAGTAGCTTATGATTTTAAAGGATTACGCGAACAAGGGTGTCGAGTGATCTCAGATAACTTTTTGAAGTTACGTGATCGTGGTGTCTTTCATAATGGTGAGCAAGTGGTTGAAGAACTGATGCGTTTACTAGGACGCCCTCGTTCATGGGATGCAAATGAATTGAATTAA
- a CDS encoding serine dehydratase beta chain, translated as MSENYKSVFDIIGPVMVGPSSSHTAGAVMIGQVAHKLFLVPLKKITVAYYESFAQTHQGHGTDYAIVAGILGMQTDDLRVPNAVELARDQGIEVIFKEMPGNSPIKHPNTAIITLENEFKKITVAGCSIGGGTIEIRKLEIDGQTFTPLGPLPIMLCWGVKDIPKSIKKSLDQGNVKIRKAVAPVKLKEDYLCEFDLDKIPHQNILEQIKAVSKNLICL; from the coding sequence GTGAGTGAAAATTATAAAAGTGTTTTTGATATTATTGGACCAGTGATGGTCGGTCCGTCAAGTTCGCATACAGCTGGTGCTGTCATGATCGGTCAAGTGGCACATAAGCTCTTTTTAGTACCATTAAAAAAGATCACAGTCGCTTACTATGAATCTTTTGCTCAGACACACCAAGGACATGGAACGGATTATGCGATCGTGGCTGGTATTTTAGGGATGCAAACGGATGATCTTAGAGTTCCGAATGCGGTCGAACTTGCAAGAGATCAAGGGATCGAGGTCATTTTCAAGGAAATGCCTGGAAATAGTCCGATCAAGCATCCAAACACAGCGATCATTACGCTGGAAAATGAATTTAAAAAGATCACAGTTGCTGGTTGTTCGATCGGTGGTGGGACGATCGAGATCCGTAAACTTGAGATCGATGGGCAAACATTTACGCCACTTGGGCCGTTACCGATTATGTTATGTTGGGGCGTCAAAGATATTCCAAAAAGTATCAAAAAGAGCCTTGATCAAGGAAATGTCAAGATCAGGAAAGCTGTTGCGCCAGTCAAACTAAAAGAAGATTATCTGTGTGAGTTTGATCTAGATAAGATCCCACATCAAAACATATTAGAGCAGATCAAAGCTGTTAGTAAAAATCTGATCTGTTTGTAA
- a CDS encoding SAM hydrolase/SAM-dependent halogenase family protein, which translates to MTNKQLVLQTDFGLGDGAVSAMYGVAKAVATDLFIADLTHEISPYNIWEGSYRLYQTLNYWPKGTVFVSVVDPGVGSERKSVCALTKSGHYILTPDNGTLTHVAHYFGLVKVYRIDENTRRLPDSAESHTFHGRDVYAYNGAKLASGQLTLAELGQEISRSELTTLPLLEPTLKNEQISGMVDILDVRFGSLWTNISLQLLKELKIKRGDLILVTISFKEKEVYRAKLPFVRSFAEVSVNAPLLYINSLLNVGIALNQASFSAAYHIETGSDWTVTLQKVE; encoded by the coding sequence ATGACAAATAAACAACTTGTCTTACAAACAGATTTTGGTTTGGGCGATGGAGCAGTCAGCGCGATGTATGGCGTTGCTAAGGCTGTTGCAACGGACCTTTTCATCGCCGATCTGACACATGAGATCTCTCCGTATAATATTTGGGAAGGCTCATATCGGCTATATCAAACACTCAACTACTGGCCCAAAGGAACTGTTTTTGTTTCTGTCGTCGATCCTGGAGTCGGCAGTGAGCGCAAAAGCGTCTGTGCTTTAACTAAAAGTGGGCATTATATCCTCACACCAGATAATGGGACCTTGACTCATGTGGCCCACTACTTCGGTCTAGTCAAAGTTTATCGGATCGATGAAAATACGCGTCGCTTACCCGATTCAGCAGAAAGCCATACTTTTCATGGGCGCGATGTCTATGCTTATAATGGCGCCAAATTAGCTAGCGGCCAATTAACACTAGCTGAACTTGGCCAAGAGATCTCTCGATCAGAACTCACGACCTTACCATTACTTGAACCTACACTAAAAAATGAGCAGATCTCAGGTATGGTCGATATTTTAGATGTTCGTTTCGGTTCACTTTGGACGAACATTTCGCTCCAGCTATTAAAAGAGCTCAAGATCAAACGTGGTGATCTTATTTTAGTCACGATCTCCTTTAAGGAAAAAGAAGTCTATCGTGCCAAGCTCCCCTTTGTGCGCTCTTTTGCTGAAGTTTCCGTCAATGCACCTTTGCTCTACATCAATTCGCTTCTAAATGTTGGGATCGCTTTGAATCAGGCTTCTTTTTCGGCCGCTTATCATATCGAAACTGGAAGCGATTGGACTGTCACATTACAAAAAGTTGAATAA
- the clpP gene encoding ATP-dependent Clp endopeptidase proteolytic subunit ClpP: MNLVPTVIEQSSQGERAYDIYSRLLKDRIIMVSGEVNDDMANAIIAQLLFLDAQDSEKDIYMYINSPGGSVSAGLAIYDTMNFVNADVQTIVMGMAASMASVLATAGAKGKRFALPNSEIMIHQPLGGAQGQSTEIQIAAEHILKTRKLINEILAEHSGQDIETIDRDTERDNFMTAQQAVDYGLIDGIMKNKKKIK, from the coding sequence ATGAATTTAGTTCCTACAGTCATCGAGCAATCCTCACAAGGGGAACGCGCTTATGATATTTATTCGCGTTTATTAAAAGATCGGATCATCATGGTCTCAGGTGAAGTCAACGACGATATGGCTAATGCGATCATCGCACAATTGCTTTTCCTTGATGCCCAAGATTCCGAAAAAGATATCTATATGTATATCAATTCTCCAGGTGGTTCTGTTTCGGCTGGCCTTGCGATCTACGATACAATGAATTTTGTAAATGCTGACGTTCAAACGATCGTGATGGGGATGGCAGCTTCAATGGCTTCCGTTTTAGCAACAGCTGGGGCTAAAGGCAAACGTTTTGCTCTACCTAACTCAGAGATCATGATCCACCAACCTTTAGGTGGCGCTCAAGGTCAATCAACTGAGATCCAGATCGCAGCTGAACATATCTTGAAGACACGTAAATTGATCAACGAGATCTTAGCTGAACATTCTGGTCAAGATATCGAAACGATCGATCGTGATACTGAACGTGATAATTTCATGACGGCTCAACAAGCAGTCGACTATGGGCTGATCGATGGGATCATGAAAAATAAAAAGAAGATCAAATAA
- the sdaAA gene encoding L-serine ammonia-lyase, iron-sulfur-dependent, subunit alpha, which translates to MYQSVAEIVEQAEKKGCPIWQLMVEQEMEYSNLSFEEVWLKMKKQLAVMKNAAKRGSKGEGVYSPTGLTGGEAAKMRKYREAGRGLTDETVLLAIEKSLATNEVNAAMGLICATPTAGSSGTIPGVLFALEKKRDLTEDQMVAFLFCASAFGMVTANNAMIAGATGGCQAEVGSASGMAAAAAVEICGGTPTQAAEAFAMALSNLLGLVCDPVAGLVEIPCVKRNVVGSVNALAAADMALAGLTNKIPADEVILAMKRIGKNLPAQLRETGLGGLAATPTGIQMKVKIFGEDLDLNKD; encoded by the coding sequence ATGTATCAAAGTGTAGCTGAGATCGTCGAACAAGCTGAAAAGAAGGGGTGTCCTATCTGGCAGTTGATGGTCGAACAAGAGATGGAATATTCCAACTTGAGTTTTGAAGAAGTCTGGCTCAAGATGAAAAAGCAATTAGCTGTTATGAAAAATGCAGCTAAACGTGGATCGAAAGGTGAGGGCGTCTATTCGCCCACTGGCTTGACAGGTGGTGAGGCCGCTAAGATGCGCAAGTATCGAGAAGCTGGGCGTGGTCTAACAGACGAGACCGTTTTATTGGCGATCGAAAAATCACTAGCCACAAATGAAGTCAACGCAGCGATGGGTTTGATCTGTGCGACTCCAACAGCCGGTTCATCAGGAACGATCCCAGGGGTCTTGTTTGCTTTAGAAAAAAAACGAGATCTGACAGAAGATCAAATGGTCGCTTTTCTCTTTTGTGCAAGTGCTTTTGGTATGGTGACTGCTAATAACGCAATGATCGCAGGAGCAACTGGAGGGTGTCAAGCAGAAGTCGGAAGTGCTTCTGGGATGGCAGCAGCTGCCGCAGTTGAGATCTGTGGCGGAACGCCGACACAAGCAGCTGAAGCTTTTGCAATGGCTCTTAGCAATCTTTTAGGACTTGTTTGTGATCCTGTTGCTGGCCTAGTTGAGATCCCATGTGTTAAACGTAATGTTGTTGGTTCAGTCAATGCTTTGGCAGCTGCCGATATGGCCTTAGCTGGCTTGACGAATAAGATCCCAGCGGATGAAGTTATTCTAGCAATGAAACGGATCGGAAAAAATTTACCTGCACAATTACGCGAGACTGGTCTAGGTGGTTTAGCAGCAACTCCGACTGGGATCCAAATGAAAGTTAAGATCTTTGGCGAAGATCTTGATCTAAATAAAGATTAA
- a CDS encoding PTS transporter subunit IIC, producing MKFTYREYMFHILNGISMGVIVALIPSALLGQLMQALSGIWPGFSSSILTITTFNMSLLPAMAAFSVGYLCQMNMVQMSSLAGAAMVGSGVMHQTAQGFLLAGTGDVINTGITITFAVWLARLVGERFKNYTVLLLPIIVIVGAGAFGLFTLPYVQAFTGLIGAGIKTFTELQPLLMGILMGITFAVLICSPISSVGIATAIGITGIASGSANLGITAGAFTLAIMGSSVNSLGTVFAHFLGTPKLQMGNMLEKPKLFLPVIISAGIMGGLGALCNIQGTKMSAGFGFSGLVGPLAAYQAMPAGLVSVGLVTLLFVILPLILGYSLRYLFITRFKLFSANDLLIETK from the coding sequence ATGAAGTTTACTTATCGCGAATATATGTTTCATATCTTAAACGGGATCAGTATGGGCGTGATCGTAGCCTTGATCCCTTCAGCTTTATTGGGGCAATTGATGCAAGCTTTGAGTGGGATCTGGCCAGGATTTTCTAGCTCGATCTTAACGATCACGACCTTCAACATGAGTTTATTACCGGCCATGGCTGCTTTTAGTGTGGGGTATCTGTGTCAAATGAACATGGTCCAGATGAGCTCATTAGCTGGGGCGGCCATGGTCGGCTCAGGGGTCATGCACCAAACAGCACAAGGTTTTCTATTAGCCGGAACAGGCGACGTGATCAATACTGGGATAACGATCACCTTTGCAGTTTGGTTAGCACGATTAGTAGGGGAACGTTTCAAAAATTATACAGTCTTGTTACTACCGATCATTGTGATCGTCGGAGCTGGTGCTTTTGGCTTATTCACTTTACCATACGTTCAAGCCTTTACAGGTTTGATCGGAGCGGGGATCAAGACTTTTACCGAGCTCCAACCGCTTTTGATGGGAATTTTGATGGGGATCACCTTTGCTGTTTTGATCTGTTCACCGATCAGTTCAGTCGGGATCGCCACTGCGATCGGGATCACTGGTATTGCATCTGGGTCAGCTAATCTAGGGATCACAGCTGGAGCCTTTACGCTTGCGATCATGGGGAGTTCTGTTAATAGTCTCGGAACTGTGTTTGCTCATTTCTTAGGGACGCCAAAGCTTCAGATGGGAAATATGCTTGAAAAACCAAAACTTTTTTTGCCAGTGATCATCAGTGCTGGGATCATGGGTGGTTTAGGCGCACTATGCAATATTCAGGGAACAAAGATGAGTGCAGGTTTTGGTTTCAGTGGGTTAGTCGGACCTTTGGCGGCTTATCAAGCAATGCCGGCTGGTCTAGTTAGTGTGGGGCTGGTTACACTTCTATTTGTGATCTTGCCACTTATTTTAGGATATAGTTTACGTTATCTTTTTATTACACGGTTTAAATTATTCAGTGCAAATGATCTTTTGATCGAAACTAAATAA
- a CDS encoding S-ribosylhomocysteine lyase, giving the protein MAEVESFTLDHTAVKAPYVRLITVEEGAKGDQISNFDLRLVQPNENAIPTAGLHTIEHMLAGYLRDHMDGVIDCSPFGCRTGFHLIMWGEHDTVEVAQALKASLNDILNASWEDVQGTDIKSCGNYRDHSLFSAKEWCQKILAEGISSDHFERKVI; this is encoded by the coding sequence TTGGCAGAAGTAGAAAGTTTTACACTAGACCATACAGCAGTCAAAGCACCTTATGTGCGGTTGATCACAGTTGAAGAAGGAGCTAAGGGCGATCAGATCTCTAACTTCGATCTGCGCTTAGTTCAACCAAATGAAAATGCGATCCCAACTGCTGGCTTACACACGATCGAGCATATGCTAGCGGGGTATTTACGCGACCATATGGATGGTGTGATCGATTGTTCACCGTTTGGATGCCGGACTGGTTTTCATTTGATCATGTGGGGAGAGCATGATACAGTCGAAGTAGCTCAAGCGCTTAAAGCTTCTTTGAATGATATTTTGAATGCATCTTGGGAAGATGTTCAAGGAACAGACATCAAGAGTTGTGGAAACTACCGTGACCATTCACTTTTCTCTGCAAAAGAATGGTGTCAAAAGATCTTAGCTGAAGGTATCTCAAGCGATCACTTTGAGCGAAAAGTTATCTAA
- the rapZ gene encoding RNase adapter RapZ, whose product MAETIQLVVVTGMSGAGKTVAMQSFEDLGYFCVDNMPPALLGKFWELVKESGKITKVALVMDLRSRAFYDEIFSMLQALDDGDENFVPKILFLDASDEELVARYKETRRAHPLAMEGRILDGIQRERELLAQIKSKAQLVIDTSTISPRQLREEIFHNFESNEHTAFHINVMSFGFKYGVPIDADIVMDVRFLPNPYYVKELREKTGLDQAVYDYVMNSQMTEGFYQKFIETLRFVIPGYKNEGKSSVTIAIGCTGGQHRSVALAKRIGEALAKDHPVNVTHRDMNKRKETVNRS is encoded by the coding sequence TTGGCAGAAACAATACAATTAGTAGTCGTAACTGGAATGAGTGGAGCTGGTAAAACAGTAGCTATGCAAAGCTTTGAAGATCTTGGGTATTTTTGTGTAGATAATATGCCTCCAGCTTTACTTGGAAAATTTTGGGAATTAGTCAAAGAATCTGGTAAGATAACGAAAGTTGCGCTTGTAATGGATCTTCGTTCGCGAGCTTTTTATGATGAGATCTTTTCAATGCTACAAGCTTTAGATGATGGTGACGAAAACTTTGTGCCTAAGATCCTCTTTTTAGATGCATCTGATGAAGAATTAGTTGCCCGCTATAAGGAAACAAGACGCGCTCATCCATTAGCGATGGAAGGACGGATCTTAGATGGGATCCAACGTGAGCGTGAACTTTTAGCGCAGATCAAATCCAAGGCTCAACTTGTGATCGATACAAGTACGATCTCCCCGCGACAGTTACGAGAAGAGATCTTTCATAATTTTGAAAGTAACGAGCACACAGCTTTTCATATCAATGTGATGTCGTTTGGTTTTAAGTATGGAGTGCCGATCGATGCTGATATCGTGATGGATGTTCGCTTTTTACCTAATCCGTATTATGTAAAGGAATTACGGGAAAAGACTGGGCTCGATCAGGCAGTTTATGATTATGTTATGAATTCTCAGATGACAGAAGGTTTTTATCAAAAATTTATCGAAACATTACGCTTTGTCATACCGGGTTATAAAAATGAAGGAAAATCAAGTGTTACGATCGCGATCGGCTGTACTGGTGGGCAACATCGCTCAGTTGCCTTAGCCAAACGGATCGGTGAAGCGCTTGCTAAAGATCATCCTGTCAATGTGACCCATCGTGATATGAATAAAAGAAAGGAAACAGTCAATCGGTCATGA